The nucleotide sequence AAGAGAAGAAAGTACAGGTGCCCAAGGGTCAAAACTTGGCCATAAATACTGGCCAAAGAAGCATTTGCATACAGTTCAGTATCTCAACTTTCCCAACTTCTGTAATTAAGGTAGGGAAGGTAGCTGGGCTTGGGGACTAAACTGGATGCCTTGATGGCTCCCAGAGAGGATTCCTCTCTAAAACTGCTGCTGACTTTTCCTATTGGGCAGGTTGAGATATTCCTCAGTCAGTCCCCTTTCATGGTCTTAAAGGACTCAGAGTTAACAAGGAACTTGTCAgaatagaaagagccctggctttgaGGTGAATCACAagcctgggtccaaatcctgccttggtCACTTGCTGTCTGTGTGACACTTAACAAACCCCTtaatctcacttgattttcactTCTTTAAATGAGCAGTTTGGATTAGGTTTCTTCCCAGTTAAGATATATGATTCCATGATCCCATCCCAAGCCAGAGAGATCAGAAAATGAGGTCCATTTTTGGcataagggagaaaaagaggtctgcggtgagggagaaagagatattCACTCTTTTTCAATCATTAATCCAAAGAGATTAATCATATATGTAATAAACCAAAAGTTCAGCCTCTCTTCCAATTATCTTTCATTTCACTGATTTATTCCACAATGACCAGATAAGGATAAAGCATAAAACTGCCAGGTTGTGAAAGAGAAAAGGGCAAAGTTTAGAGACCCTACTCTTTCTTAGACATCCTGAACATTGCAGAGATTGTGAGAGGGCTCCATTCTTCTCCCTGGGCTCTGGTAGGGCTGGCTTTCTCTGCTGCCTGCCTGGGCTTTGCCAAAGCAGTAAAACTGCTGGCAATCCCCATGGATGGCAGCCACTGGCTCAGCATACATGAAGTGGTCCAGGAGATCAGTCTGGGAGGCCACGAAAGTGTCATGCTAGCACCAGAGTTGTCCATGCACATCAGAGAAGGGCCATTCTACACTTTGAAAACCTTTCCAGTCACTTTCAGCAAGGACCAGTTTCATAATAAGCAGAAAAATCCTCATTTGCCCTTTGAAAAAGCACGTTTCCTGAAACAGTTCTTTGATATGGCTGGGGCCATGAAGGTTTTTGCTGCCAGGCATTTTGGCTTTTGTACTGACTTAGTATTTAATAAGAAACTGATGAAATCCCTGGACCAGGCCCACTATGATGCTGTTTTAACTGATCCTGTGGTTCCTTGCGGATCTATTCTGGCTCAGTGTCTCTCCATTCCAGCTGTGTATTTCTTCCAGGGAATCCCATGTGATTTCACAGCTGAAGGCACTCAAATTCCGAGGATGTTCACTGAGAACACTAACCACATGACCTTCCTGCAGCGGGTGAAGAATATTTTGTATACTTTGCCCCAGTCTGTGGCATGCCAtctgtttttttcatcttttgcacGATTGGCTTCAGAACTCCTGCAGAGAGACATGAGAACAGTGGATGTTCTGAGCCATGGATCTGTGTGGTTTATGAGGTCAGACTTTCTGCTGGATTACCCCAGGCCAATCATGCTAAACATCATCTTCATTGGAGGCAGGAACTGTGCCAATCCCAAGCAGCTCCCACAGGTTGGTATGTGGCATATAACAAGCCATCACGTTAGTTGTTACCTTTTGGCAAAATGAGAGCATACTGATTTTCATTTTTAGCATATggtttttaagagaaaaatcttgttacttttaattttcttaatatttcccCGATTAcacataaatacaatttttaatattcatttttaaagttttgtgttccaaattctatcccttctgccctctcctgcccctccctgaAATGtgtaagcaatgtgatatagattATCCctttgcaatcatgtaaaacatttccacattcatCATTTTGTGTAAGACAATTAGAcagtaaggaaagaaggaaggaaggaaggaataaaacaacaaaggaaggaaaacattgtgcttcagtctttattcagtattcagacaccatcagttcttacTCTGGAGGCacatagcatatttcatcatgagtcctttgggattgccttggatcattgtattactgagaagagctaggtcattcttcattgtaaaatattactgttactatgtataatgttctcctagttctgctcacctcactctgtatcagtaaatttgattacattttaatggatCTCCTAGATGGATGGCCTCATGTGGTCCCAGGCCTGTAGAGATGGACTGGGGAGGGATAActatatggtcagtttttttttttctcacaaattTTTCTTTGTAGTGGCTTCTTTGTGTCTTCCTTTCCTCTAACTCTCCAGTCTTTATGGCCactaggaatcaggagacctgcatTCTAGTCCTGCTTCTGCCACTGACAGAAAGTCCTTTGGTCAGAATGACTTGatttttcttgggtttgttttccTCTTTAGTTAAAGAAAGGAGATGAAGGACATAAACCCAGGTTTCTTAAGTGATTCTTTGGGTTTGTGGGCACAGACTCACAGGCTTATatgttgtagccagaatggactttgttttctttgaatgactcagctggcctcgttgagcttccctggatgctggggcttgctcttcctgggcaggaccagagcttcctgtgtgatgagtcgtggcgctggctgaggggaggtgtgttaacgtggtctacgctggaggaggggccaagtcaagaaccaatcggccctggtcgttcaggcggcgcttgatgatgtcaaaaactctataagaggggagaggacagcttgaagatcctcctttccttttccagttggagccagagacgcctacagccgaagctgagctgctggtagcagagctgactggaggctagtgggtaatcttcttaccgtagagtgGAAGCATGTaaacgattttgccttataccatctcgcttctctgtggcctcctggttacccttgtgaggcggacttattgggcctggaagcttttgatgaaaatatcaaaatggggacgctggtttgtgggattgttactgtggagtgtaaatacatgctttagttctcctgccttctgcctagagaattccttatatcctgcggttccggaccttttaggcacatatgagattctctttgaaatcataaattctgccttcctaatatatatgTTGAAGGGATATCAGAGACAATTTAGTCCAATCCATCACCTTATGAAGGACGAGAGGGAAGCTGGTTTGGTGAATAGAACATTGAAATTGCAAGCATGAAGGCCTGGATTTTAAATTCCACCTCAAACATTTCCTCATTGTGTGATGCTGagaaagccacttaacttctctaagattcACTTTCATCAACTATAAGGTGAATTTTGGATCAATCACCACTAAAATCTCATCGATTCTCATCAAATCTCATCAAAACTCAGGGAATTTAATTGACTCATCACAGGTCATGCAAGTAAAAAGCCCCAGACCCTAGTGCTTCATTATGgacaggttttcttttttcagtcaacattatttctatttccccccaaaaaaactaaaCATGAAAGAATTTAAAGTGTCCATTcagcaattcaacaaagatttctCATATACAAGGTATTGAGGATACACAGATCTTGCCTTCGTGGTGCTTACCTTCAAAAGTGTCACACTGAGCCAGACTCTTCCTGGTCCTGGCTCAACATTTGGAGCTTCTGTTGATGTATTTGAAATCCAAATGTGCCATATCAAATTAGTTTGTGAATGTCTGGACTATACTTTCTCTAATGTTGCTTTCAGGTCCCATGACATCTCAGTTTGAATTCATGCGGAGAGCAGTAAATGAAGGAGCGTTAGGATTTAGTTTGAATCTTAATAAAGAGAAGAATTTGTCACAGAGGAAAATGCTTTATTGAATATTCAGGGGTTTATACTTCCTAATTTAAAGTCTGGGCTTTGTAAGGAATTCTGAATGTGTTGCCCTACAAGGAAGAAATGCAAGGGATGGTGTAGGGTCCAGGTTATGGCCAGGCTGCTGGACAGCTGCCAACTCTCCCCCTCCCATGTTTTTATCTATTCTAGATGGAGTATGCCCTCAGCCTTGGCTAAAGTGAAAGAAGGAAATTACTTACCTGGGGAGGTGCAGAGATTATTGTGATCAAGGAGTTTACACAGAAGGATTAGGACAATAATGTAGAAGGAAACACTATTCCCTCCATTAGAGGGAGCCCCTGCAGCATTTGCCAAACCCTGTGCAGATGGGAAcacttatttattcatatttgtctatttatttagatatttactgaatatgaaaaatatttattacagatCTTGGAAGTGATTTTTTCTTGTAAATAAAAtttatgaacatttctataaaaTAGTAAATACTACTGTCCTccatctctacctctctctcaaTTTTCTAGGCAGTGTCTGTCAGTCCACAAGCTTTGATGAAGTGCCTAACATAACAGGTGCTGCACTAGGTGCTGTATATATGAAgaggtgtgtgagtgtgtgtatgtgtatgagagacagacagaatgagagacgcagacagaaagaaacagagacagagagggagagagagagagggagggagggagggagagggggatagagagagagagagagagagagagagagagagagagagagagagagagagagagagagagaatgtgtgagaaaatgtgtgtgtgcatgtgtgtgtgtgtggggggggtgaaTAGCCATTCACACACATGGGAACACATAAATAATTGACTCCAGAAAACACAGATCAGATGACATTCCTGTAGCGGATAAAGAACATCCTATACTCTTTGCCCGATAACATGGAATAGCATATGATATATTCAACTTTTGCAAGCCTGGCTTCAGAACTCCTTCAGAGAGATATGAATATAGTGAATATTCTGAGCCATGGATCTGTGTGGCTGGTGAGGGCAAACTTTGTGATGGATTACTCTAAACCAGTCACACCAAACGTGGTCTTCACTGGGGGCATCAACTGTGCCAGTACCAAGCAGCTCTCAGGTTGGTATGTGATGTATTAGCCAACATTGCAGATGGCACCCAGTGGTCTTATTCAAACATCTTCTTTTTAAGAGAAAACATGACTGTATACTTAATTAGCCTCCAAAGGTAAGGTCATCCAGAGTGGTCCCAGAAAATCATTATAAGCTCTATAGAGACAAAGTAGAGGCAATGATCAATATGGGAATAGTTTGTCCACAAGCAGCTTTTTGTAgtgatttctttgtttcttcattggttTTACTACGCAAGTCTTTTGTGCAATatgaaatcaggagacctggatctACTGCGGGATCTGCTAcagtctagctgtgtgaccttagacaagtgaATTCTTGATCTCTCGGTAGTCTTGGACATCATaaatccccttctcctccttcctgctctcttctttctagattttcaTGACCCTGTTCTCCAGTTCTCCTCCCCACCTGAGTGCTCTTTCCCAGTCTCTTTCTTGTATCACTGTCCAGGTCATGCCCATTTACCAtgagtctctctcctgagccctcttctcctaTCCTATTTCACCTCATGATCTACCATTTCCCATGGTTCCTTATGTTATCTCTATGCTGACAATTCTCGGATTatccagccttaacctctctgctgatctctagtctcacatctctaaCTCCCTGTTGGACATATCAAACTGGATGGCTTACAGAAGTCCTAAAGTcagcatgtcccaaactgaacccCCTCTGTCTCTCCAAACCATTCTGTCCTCTTGACTTTCCTGTTACTCtcaagggcactaccatcctccaAGTCTCCAGGCTCATAGCTTAAGTGTTATCCTTGACTGCTCACTCTCTTTCACACCCACCCCCATTCAACATGGCTTATGATAAGTTCTATTAATTTTGTCTCGGTAGTTTTTTCCTCCTATATTACCTTGCTagtatctctccccttcttctcccctctgacaccaTCCTCACCCTGCTATAGGCCTTACTCACTTCACTGCACCCCTGGACTCTTGCCAAGGCCTAATGGTTGCACtccttgccacaagtctctccccactccagtccatcctattCTTAGCTGTCCAGCTAATCTCCCTAAAAGGCAGGTGGGaccctatcaccaccaccaccatccccatgCAGTAAAgcccaggggctccctattgtaggatcaaataaaaatcttCTGGTCTTCAAAGACCTTTCTCAcctctgtcttcccttcccctttccagccttcttacaccttacaccccTCCCCATGACTCTTCAACCCAGACACATCAGCCTCTCTGCTCTTCCTCCAACAGGGTGCCCTATTTCCTGACTTCCTCCTCACTGACCCACTCCACACCAAGGGGGCCCTCCTGCTCAGTTTACCGCCTTCTATCTGCTCGATGTTTCCAAAGTATGGTGTCTTGTTTGTGCTTAGTTGTTTGTACAACATCTCCCCCTCTAGACCATGAGTTcactgaaggcaggggctatcttttggctttcttcatatctaacatttagcacagtggaaAAAGACCTTCCTAATCCAAGGATGTATATTTTTAAACAGATCTGAACTACATGGAGCAGACTCAGTCACACCAATCCAGCTCCTCTTGGCTCAGGTCAAAAAGCTCACAGGACTCTGGAGCCAGGGAAGGAGGCCATTTGGTATAAGCGGGAGCACAGGTTGGGGGTGAGTCATAACTCTGCCACTAAGTCACCCCCACAGTGGTCCtcacatttcctcttctgtaaactgAGGCTGTAGGACTCAATGACCTCCTTACCTCCCACTCAGCTTTGAAGGCCTATGACCTTAAGTCGGATGGACGTTCAGTTGGTCAATTGCTATACGGGTTTGCCTGACCTCAACCTTGGGAAGAGagcactattattattttaaagctaAGGACCCCAATCTCCTTTTTGTGCTTACAGGGTAGgatcattttattttcaagtgaTGGTATCCGCCCAACGTGCTAATGCAGGTCCTTCCCTGGTGCTGCCTTCACCTCCACCATTCACCAATCTCCATCATGCTGGTGTATTTCCTCCCCAGGCCTGGTGAGAGAACAACTATGACAATAATAAATAGCTGTCACCACAAAGCACTcaatatacattatctcattggatcctcacaatattATGTGAGGTGGGTGTGATAATTATCTCCATTAgtagaagtggaaattgaggctgGGATAGTTGAAAAGATTTGTTCAAGGCAGTAATTGTCCAACCTTGGCCTCCTGAACCAAGTCCCATCCCCCAGCCCAAGTGCACACCCCACGCCCACCCCTAGCCTTTAGCTGAATGAGACTTGGGAGCTGGTGATAGCCACCTCCTGGCCAGAGGCAAAAGATTAACCAGTGAACTTCTTATCATCCCCTGACCCTGAAGAAAGGTCTcttggttgttgttgtggttttttatCAGTACTAGAGAATTCTTTGGGATGGGAATTCAATCCATCTAAACAGGTGGCAATTCCTCCTTTACTCTTAGACTTTGATAACTGTTTCAGGCACTGAGGCACTTAGTGACAGGCCATTATGAACTGcctcctacatgccaggcactgtgctggtcaCTGAGATATACAGCAAAAACCACCCCTGCCTTTTAGAAGCAGGCActttaatggaagaagacaatgtgcaaataaTGAGGCATGTTTACAATGTATGCCGTGGATGGAAGGtaatgggagagaggaagaattcaTACCTGGGGAGCAGAGGAAAGCCGCTACAGGTCAGATATATGTAAATCGGTACGTAAAAGACGTGTGAACTGAGACCTGAGGGACGCCAGGAAAGCCAAGGTTTTACCAGAGAGACCTGCCAGGCAATAGTGATGATGACTGCTCTATCCTATTGCATcgggctgtgggggagggagtcCAGACCCTGGACAGCTGCACTGGGCTCCTTGACTCAAGGAAACTGATGGGAAATCCTCTTCATTCAGAAAGGGACCCAGTGGTCATTATTCCCAATAGCTTGTGTCATTGGCTTGTTGGACATTTTCCAAATGTCATTTCCTAACAACTCCCCTTCATGGTTCATCCATCTACTTCTGAAGGCCCATTGGGTGACATGCCTGAACCATGTGAAAGGCCTCAGAGGATGGAGGGCCATCACagtggaggtgtgtgtgtgtttgtgcccCCTTTGCCCTATGCCACCAGCACATGAACCTTCTTGACATTTGTCCTTGGACAGAAAGTCTTCTTAACTTTTGAACCACATAGCATGGATTTTCATGTGCGATTTCCAAATAAGCTTGTTCCATGCAACAACTGGAAGAGTCCAAAGTTTTCTCTACAGTGACAGAGCAGTCAGTACTGTTTTACTTATATGGGCACTTTTCCCCTTGTTTGCCACGCATCAGGAGGATTGTAGGATTTTTATTTAGTTGAGATGTTgtagcccctcccccttccctgtccCCAAGGAAAATCACCAACTCAGAAACATTTCCACTCAGAAGCATGGatgattcaactcaattcaaccaaccaataatcatttattaagctcctgttgtctaccaggcattgtgctaagcatgggggatacaaagaaaagcaaaatgtccCTGCTTTCAGGGTGCTTGAACTCTAATTGGGATAGTCAGTCAGATATACGTAAATCAGTTCGTAAAAGCTATATGCAGAtctacaaagcacctactatgtgccagattctGTGTTTTGTGTGGCAACATAAAGACAAATCCAAAATAGACCCTGTCCTCAAAGACTCTCATTTTCATCCAACTAGGTCCATTACCAagaatttatttagtacttattCCATGCAAGGATCTTTGgcaggtgctggggatgcaaatacaaaagtgaaataattcctgccctcaaagagcttatattcagtTAGGGAGATGTATAAGTGTGGGCAACATGCAAAAATTGGGGGAGATGCTCCTACCCATGCGCAATAATGGGCCTGTACAGATCATAAatggggggatcagaaaaggtttaTTGAGTACCCGGGACATTCAAAGAACCATACAGCAAGAAGAGTTTGTAATGTC is from Trichosurus vulpecula isolate mTriVul1 chromosome 7, mTriVul1.pri, whole genome shotgun sequence and encodes:
- the LOC118856503 gene encoding UDP-glucuronosyltransferase 1A3-like codes for the protein MDPQTKTSVDETGLAFSAACLGFAKAVKLLAIPMDGSHWLSIHEVVQEISLGGHESVMLAPELSMHIREGPFYTLKTFPVTFSKDQFHNKQKNPHLPFEKARFLKQFFDMAGAMKVFAARHFGFCTDLVFNKKLMKSLDQAHYDAVLTDPVVPCGSILAQCLSIPAVYFFQGIPCDFTAEGTQIPRMFTENTNHMTFLQRVKNILYTLPQSVACHLFFSSFARLASELLQRDMRTVDVLSHGSVWFMRSDFLLDYPRPIMLNIIFIGGRNCANPKQLPQEFEAYVNASGEHGVVVFSLGSMVSEIPMTKPMEIAEALGTIHQTVLWWYTGTPPSNLAKNTKLVKWLPQNDLLAHPKTPAFLTHVGCHCVYEGLCNGVPMVLMLFFGDQMDNAKRMESRGAGVTLNVLEMTSDVLSKALKKVINDKR